tgtaattatagacaGCATTGTAGTGAAAGCATTACAGATAGTACATCTCTTTAAAATGCAGGGtacataaacatcactgaacataAAATGTTGAATTTAGAGCATTTGACTGATGTTTTGGTTGCTTTCTTGTTTCTAGAGTTTCTTTCCATGAATTTCACCTCAAATTAAATCTCTTTTACCTTGTTTGTGAGGAAGAATGTTTGTGGCAATGACCAAATTTGAATacaaattttattataaaaaacattgtttcaaTAAAATTGTGGAGGGGtagaaacattttcttttagaaataaagatcttatttCATAATTATTAGCATTCACCTTGGAGAAACATATGAAACTAGGTAGTTTCAGGTTTGGGAGGGCAAACAAAAAGCGATGGATGAGCTTTTAAATTAGCAATggtaactatattaaattcttttaaTGTTAttggtattttgtatttttaaattaagtctgaaaatgtaataaaagtagaGCACGTGTCTGGATGCACGAGAGAACATCGCTGCTCGCTGTCACTCAACGCCCTCATAACAGCCGCATGGAGCACGAATCATAACATGAAGAATAACAAACTCCAGTGCTAGATCACCATTTATTATAACAAACAGGAATGAAATGAAATCTCCTGCTCTAACCTaatgaaagctatttcaaaaagtggtggagACAAAATTGCAAGTTGATATTTGTCCCACCCATCCCACCTGTATGTGACACCTTTGCCCAAAACACTTTCAGTGTGATAGGGTTGGTGGGGGAAACATTTATTTCTTAAGAGTTAAGCAGTGATATTTTCAAATGAAAGACATAAGACTGTACTGTACTCTTACCTTATTTAACCAATAGGAGTCAGGGATAGGGATGTGGTCACTACGGAAATGCCTGAAGCGACGGCGATTGTAGAAGATGGAGGTGAGGTCAGGGAAGTTGCGGTTCAGATCAATATTCTGGGCATTGGCCCTGCCACTGGTCCATGCATTGTACTCATGGCCCTAAACATTACAAATCCCACCAGTTAAGAACAATGAGCAAATATTTCATGGGGGTTTCAAAGAGAGTCACTAATATTGATACAGGAACATTCCTATTACTCTACCTACAAAGTATTTTGAGCATTTATTTCCATATAAGACATTTGCTACACATCAAACTATCATTTCTTCTAATTTAGAAGTTTGGAAGGATCTGAAAGCTGAAATGAGAGACAAAAATAGTGATAGAACCGGAAGATGAGAGCAAGTTTTTAAGGACTGCAGCTGATTACAGATAgtcaaagaaaataaacaaaaacacggaaaacatcaGAACCAGGCAAATATGTCTGTTAGTGTTAAATAAAGGGACcagcatgttttttttgtgtccTATAATCCAAAATTTTATcacaaactaaataaacaaagtaaactgAATGATAACATCACACTAGCATGAGCTGTCTGACAATTGTTTCCAACGGTGGTGATCAGTTTTGGATATTTTGAGAAGATTTAAAGTAATCTAAAATTAGTTAATGTTGAATGAATTAAGTTAATACTACTACAAgataatgttaaataattttgAGTGTTATATGACAAAGACAATGCGGGTATTGCCCATTAGAGTGGTTAGTCAAGGCCTCTCTCAACCAGTTGTCCTTTTCAGTTCATAGTTCTATCAGTAGAGGAATTTTGTCAATTTtgtatttctctgtttgtttttctgtggcTTTAATTTCAGTGAAAAGTTAAAAGAACTAACGTTGTAAACACAATTACTCCACAACAACATGGGCTTTTGTTCCCTTGACAAAACTCCCTCTGAGGCCTGGCCTGCTGTGGAAGACACTCTCTGGTGCAGGGAATATGAGATGGTTAGTAAGCTGACAAACAGGCACACGGACAATGGGATATTTACTTCCTGATAGATGTTTTCAGGGTCGTTCCTGTCGGCTACCTCAGAGGCAGCAATCTCATAGCCATCGGGATTCATGGAGGGCAGTATATGGATGCGTGTGGTGTTGATGATGGTCTGAATCCGCTCGTTCCCAAGCAGATACTCAGAGCACAGATACTGAACCAGATAGATCAACAGCTGCCTGCCCAGCACCTCATTTCCATGCATGTTCCCAATTAATTTCATCTCGGGCTCCACTACAGGGCAGTGAAGAGACAGATAAAGTAATGTTAATTAATCTGTCCAGTAGGAAGGATCAACAGCCTTTTTGCCAATTTTTCGCCAAGCACACTTGAGCATACTGAGCTCTTCAAAATGGGACGGGGGTCCCTCGAGGATCATCCTCACCAATAAAATACAGTTCGTATAGGATGTAATCATTTCAGTCAAAATACAGGACAGTAATTAACCCAAATCAACAGTTATATACAAACagtttactatatatatacactcacctaaaggattattaggaacaccatactaatactgtgtttgaccccctttcgccttcagaactgccttaattctacgtggcattgattcaacaaggtgctgaaagcattctttagaaatgttggcccatattaataggatagcatcttgcagttgatggagatttgtgggatgcacatccagggcacgaagctccgttccaccacatcccaaagatgctctattgggttgagatctggtgactgtgggggccattttagtacagtgaattcattgtcatgttcaagaaaccaatttgaaatgattcgagctttgtgacatggtgcattatcctgctggaagtagccatcagaggatgggtacatggtggccataaagggatggacatggtcagaaacaatgctgaggtaggccgtggcatttaaacgatgcccaattggcactaaggggcctaaagtgtgccaagaaaacatcccccacaccattacaccaccaccaccagcctgcacagtggtaacaaggcacgatggatccatgttctcattctgtttatgccaaattctgactctaccatctgaatgtctcaacagaaatcgagactcatcagaccaggcaacatttttccagtcttcaactgtccaattttggtgagctcttgcaaattgtagtctctttttcctatttgtagtggagatgagtggtacctggtggggtcttctgctgttgtagcccatctgcctcaaggttgtgtgtgttgtggcttcacaaatgctttgctgcatacctcggttctaacgagtggttatttcaggcaaagttgcttttctatcagcttgaatcagtcggcccattctcctctgacctctagcatcaacaaggcattttcgcccacaggactgccgcatactggatgtttttcccttttcacaccattctttgtaaaccctagaaatggttgtgcgtgaaaatcccagtaactgagcagattgtgaaatactcagaccggcccgtctggcaccaacaatcatgccacgctcaaaattgcttaaatcacctttctttcccattctgacattcagtttggagttcaggagattgtcttgaccaggaccacacccctaaatgcattgaagcaactgccatgtgattggttgattagataattgcattaatgagaaattgaacaggtgttcctaataatcctttaggtgagtgcaaGAAAAATATCTATGAAAAATACAAACtattaaaagggaggagaaaaggggaggagaaAATGCTCCCCATAACTTTTGTTGACATAAAAGATCCACTTAAACTCTACAGCTTTTTTGTGGGAATGTATCTGCCACTttgtagaagctagccaaattaagCAGATTAAGCAGATTCCCTcatccttgaaaaccatgaacaaaatgcAAGATAAAAGAAAACTCAACCCAACCTAAACCCTTTTACTTGCAACAAGTATGAAAATGGTTTGTGctgaccacaatgtgttttgtacaaaatgtacaatttaaatgttttatgtttcttgttatacaaacaattttggtactgggttgggtcaccacttgatgtccaatgtaaatttaaaatgtaaaatgtaaagcaAATTCAGAACCACTAAGCAGGTACAGTCCTATTGGATAAACGTGGGGTTAAAAAGTAGGCGTATAATGGTTAAAATGAAGGATTGTGATGTAGTAACTCTCCCATTTCTGCATCATTACCACCTGTAACTGCACCATATCCTCAACATATAGGCCACAACTAAGGTGCAACAATGAATCCACTGTTGATGTGCTTCCACTTTGAAAACAGTGTTGAAAAGGACCTGGTACTTACATAGGTCGTGTTGTCCAGGGTTAGTGGAGAATTCAATAACCAGTAAGTCTTTGCCCTCCACACTGCGTCCAATGCTGTATGTGCGTGAGATATGGGGGCATTTAGCTGCTGTCTTCTTCAGGATACTGAACATCTGAGAGTTTGTGTGGTAAGTGAACTGGAGGACAGTGGAAAGACCACCATCAGATATGTTGGCCAAAGCCACCTCCTGCTTTACTGTGGGAATTGAATGAGAAAGGGAGGCATATTATAGTCACTGTACATGAAGATGCTACACATTTCAAATATGCCAAatacttatacagtatataaacctaGTAAAACTTTATAAAGTCATGACAATCAACATATTATTTCATATCTTGACAACTGTTAGTTGATCTATgtatatttatgatttttttttttttatgtggaattCAGCCATCTCAGCTAAAGCCTGTAATTAATGTCCATGTATCAATTTTTATTTCTTAACGATGAACCgtataaaatactttctcatttcCCAAGCTTAATATGCAATAAGCCATTCATACAGTAGGTTGATTCCCCAAAGGTGTAAACACAGTGGCTCTGTGCCAGACTATTCCAAAATAGCAACATTGACTTAATCAAGAGTGTCCGTTTTGGACAGGCTAACTTTTAGTTCAACCAGTAGCAGACTGGAGGAGTTAAAGAAATGGACAAGCATGCCTATGTGAACCATCATGTTAgctaattattttcattaaattggGATTCTAATTTTACTTTCATTGCTTCACAAGTCTTACCTCTCAGCTCTGACAGTGGGTCATAACAACCCTCCTCGTCACCAACAAAGAATCGGTCACAGTCCAAAAAGTATGGCCATGCCATTTCGATGGCTTCAAAGGCATGAACACAACTCTTTTTCAACATCTCACATGAGCTACGGCACGGCTTCATAAGTCTGTTGTCTTGACAGCGGGGAGCCAACACTGAGCAGCCTAGCAGACGGATGTCTGGACAACACTCCCCTTTCAGCAGCCCATGGATCACACTTAAGAGTAGGTACTCTGCACCCATCTCTAATTCCTCACGTGAACGGTGGCCCACAATGTTGGGGAATGAGGTGGAACTGTAGGGCACGTCCTGGCAGTAGCCGAGCACCATATTTATACACTGCGCTAGGGATAGGAAAGACAGGATTCAGATTTAGGATCAGAGTGGGATTGGTTTATGAACTGTAGTGTATAGATGAAAAAATAGTTGTCAGACACTGTAGCCATCATGACAGGGCCATCCCATTTGACATTACAGATTAATTTTGGGGCCATTTTTTTAGGGATTATGGATCTCAATAAAATAGGAAATTGTTAAATCCTTGACACTAAATCACCTTGAGGCCATTGACATATATCTCATCTTTCTGTCtccgtctctcacacacactttgtttAAGTATACAATATCCATCTTGCAATGGTGTATTGGCATTTAGAGTACCTTTCTCCCCCATACCTAACAGGCCAGAGCCTGGATTAGAAAAACCAACCAATATGATATGACAATTATGAATAAGATTGTACTATATTGGTAGCCTACACACAAAAAACTGACTCAGCATGCACAATTGAAAAAAAGCAATCCTTACGTCTCTCTTCTGCAGGTTTTCTGCATCTTCCTGAAAAACAATTATTCAAGGAGGATGTTAAAACTGGTGAAGTCGCAGAGGTCATTGAAGGCTAGATGGCAGCAGAGTTTACAGTGGGAAAGAAATACGTTATTTCCTGAAAATGTCAAGCCATCGCACACTGGTACAAACTGTGACGCGTGCATgggttatttttaaaatatatctcaTAAAAAAAGAGATccgtaaaaaaaaaagagcacaaaTTTGAATGTACAactgagcatttaattatttttaaatcccAGCACTTAAAATAGAAGGATGTCATCACTTAAAATTTCCattattttccatgacttttccagttgttCGTAATTAGGctacttgttttttttatcaaacagATGCACAAGCAATTTCTAGACTACTTGGTAGCCAGTAACTAGAAGTGAAAAAATGGATTCCACTTTCAAAAtgttggtaacattttacaataggttccatttgttaacattagttaacaacattagccAACATGAAATAACAGTGAACATTATGCTAATtgttaatcttagttcatgttaatttataagcatttattaatcttagttaatgttaatttcaacatatactaatacattttttaaatcaaaagttggatttgttaacattagttaatacactatgaactaacaatgaacaatcgcATTTGTatgaactaaaactaacaaagattGCTAATGATACCTGTTAAccaatgttaactaatggaaccatgttgtaaagtgttaccaaaatgttcacaagtttttaatattgtattaattCCCATGACATTTCCAGTCTTACACAATTGTATAATCCCTTGATGTTTCCAGGGGTTCTATTATTGTGTGAACCATTTGTATTTAGACTATTATCCCTTAAAAACCCCTCGGGTTTCCacataaaatgtattcaagttCGTGCAACGGTCTTTCAATGAATGTTTACGTTACCTAATGCTTCCTCCTCTGGTGCACATCGTGGTGGTGCGCTCATGCATGTCGCTAGAGCacttaaaagtaccaaaaccgTGACCATTTTGTAGTTCATTAACGGAATGATGTGGCAGTCGCTGCGACGTACAAAGTTGATCATCTTCCGAAGAGTCCCGCTACCCCCATCGCTTAGGGGAGAGTCTGCCCTAAGCACCACTGCCAAATGATCAAATTACAGCAAAAACTTTTCACGCGGTAGGCGGCCGCTCTTCTGCCTGTGATCCACTGTAATAACAGTCCATTCAGAAAGCCTTCAGAACCCTTCAAATTTGCCCTTTTGTGGTAAAGATTTTGTGCTTTATACAAAATAATTGAGGCAGGCTATTGAAAACGTTTATAGACTCTATGAGGGATAGAACTGAACGAATATAAATCGCTTTAGCAAAAGCAACCCTTGTTTGATTGCTTTTGTTCTTATTCCTTCAAGAGggcattttacaaaaacattttcaccaCAACATGTTTGACAGCTGGCATGTTGGGTCTGATGTTCtcaggggcatagattccagaGGGGATGGCTGGGAGGTAATCAAAACAAGCATAAAcaagcactttaaaaaaaaaaaaacactatacaataaggttccattccaGCATACTATTATGAAAACAAGTCatgtcattactattgtgctgcgacagaatatctgcttcagttgaggctttattgctaaagccacagtactgaataaacacctaggattgttttgttcttttctatgagtttgctaaaatatgctgacatgGCAGTTTTTAATTTCATTTCTGTCGGTaggcactatccttccatgcactgcgaaATACCTCTTAAGTTTGTTAACTTCCACTtccgctccattttccgagctgctctcttgagagcatgagtgtgaccattgtaccatggtgaaggaatgttttatttaattttctttaattgaacaTGGTGATATAATCAAGAGTGctaaagaaaacaatttatattttatgtgattacatcaagttcttctagactttttggatTACTGCATATTTCAgacaaatctggaagattattagtgaagctatcttaagaggtcaaaagaatagttctaaccTGAACGATAgagtggtgtagattgagtaacattaactaattgcagcatacaagagacaagatACTGATCttagatgtcatcactctgcagCAGAATTTCTAGTGGCAACATCAATTTCATATGCAGAATTAAATCaacaatgagttggtcctgtcacattttgtctgactccaagagagttgagaatatcgataaatgctaatcccaatatatcattttcattatctatgtgaatgttgatgtCACCAACAAATACagctctatccacagtaactactagatctgatagaaaatctgCAAATTCACCTAGGAAATCTGAATAttgcccaggtgatctatatacagtAGCAAGTGCAAAAGACGactgagattttttatttatatctgacagtgtcatattaagcattattagttcaaaataattaaacttgTATCCTGTTATATAAGTAAGCCAAAAACTTAATTGtatattgtagcaacacctcctccttgaaccttcagatgaggctcatgtttataacaataacctgggggagtagactaATTTAGACTAATATATTCATGTGTTTTATGCCAGGTTCAGTCAGACAGAGCGCATTCAAAATATgatctgtaattatttaatttacaattagtgctttggttgaaagagatctaatgtttagatTTCTATGGTGTTTATCTTaaattcttttcttctttttttttattgaggggtttgtgtttggtagtttggggaataGACAAAGTCTCTATAGGATGTCTAGGTGGTATAGTCtccatgtgttgtagtttatgtgacctgtgtgatgtctcaaggcagcttgcAGAGAGATGGTTAAGCCATTATGTGtgtttcctgacctgggccccagttagtcaaatactatcactattaacaCTATGAGTCAAATTACTatagaggagagcagcaccttccctagTGGCATGGAGTCAGTCTCCCTTtagtcaggtctaccccaaaaattcTTCCAAATGTCTATGAATTCGGTGACACTTATCTACTATAAACTTCATCACCATGACAAGCAAAGAGGGGGCAAGAACATATTACAATATCTGATTTTGTTTTTGCaggttcacacacctctttaacattatctctagtatCTCCGACTAGCAA
This genomic window from Xyrauchen texanus isolate HMW12.3.18 chromosome 11, RBS_HiC_50CHRs, whole genome shotgun sequence contains:
- the LOC127651263 gene encoding carboxypeptidase Z-like, which gives rise to MINFVRRSDCHIIPLMNYKMVTVLVLLSALATCMSAPPRCAPEEEALGRCRKPAEERPQCINMVLGYCQDVPYSSTSFPNIVGHRSREELEMGAEYLLLSVIHGLLKGECCPDIRLLGCSVLAPRCQDNRLMKPCRSSCEMLKKSCVHAFEAIEMAWPYFLDCDRFFVGDEEGCYDPLSELRVKQEVALANISDGGLSTVLQFTYHTNSQMFSILKKTAAKCPHISRTYSIGRSVEGKDLLVIEFSTNPGQHDLLEPEMKLIGNMHGNEVLGRQLLIYLVQYLCSEYLLGNERIQTIINTTRIHILPSMNPDGYEIAASEVADRNDPENIYQEGHEYNAWTSGRANAQNIDLNRNFPDLTSIFYNRRRFRHFRSDHIPIPDSYWLNKVIAPETYAIMKWIRSNPFVISASLHGGELVISYPFDFSRPPHEYRMHSPTPDELIFRQLARIYADSHATMSNNDTERCGASFANKGGITNGAQWYSFAGGMSDFNYLHSNCYEITVELGCDKFPSEEALYPEWLRNKEALLSFMESVHRGIKGIVSDEHGNGIKGATISIKGMRHDITTAEDGDYWRLLNPGINIVTAAASGYSKVTKRINLPRNVQVGRVDFVLKKLPREPSLDYFNIPELDNYERFDPFNQFEQYSQRVLGENGEERTEKPWWWAYFSQSGISAPTWLLRNY